Proteins encoded by one window of Halorubrum ruber:
- a CDS encoding CTP synthase — protein sequence MPADPDTGYDPSLGRKFVFVTGGVMSGLGKGITAASTGRLLANAGFDVTAVKVDPYLNVDAGTMNPYEHGEVYVLKDGGEVDLDLGNYERFLGTDMTFDHNVTTGKTYQHVIERERAGDYLGKTVQIIPHVTDDIKRRIREAAEGSDVCLVEIGGTVGDIESMPFLEALRQFAHEEDDEDILFTHVTLVPYSKNGEQKTKPTQHSVKELRSIGLQPDILVGRSEDRLDPETKEKIALFCDVPTDAVFSNPDVEDIYHVPLMVEDEGLDEYVMERLGLVDEALPKEERSTEWRDLVTRDRDEEIDVALVGKYALEDAYMSIHEALKHAGIQTGTEVNVLWVDADETQEEHEQRLAEADAVVVPGGFGSRGTDGKIEAIRYARENDVPFLGLCLGFQMAVVEHARNVLGLDGAHSAEIDPDTPHPVIDLLPDQYETEDMGGTMRLGAHETDIEPDTLAAAVYDADSCTERHRHRYEVNPEYIDALEADGLVFSGRADNRMEILERPDHPFFFGTQAHPEFRSRPDRASPPFVSLVEAALGSTDTTERNADVRL from the coding sequence ATGCCAGCAGATCCCGACACGGGGTACGACCCCTCGCTGGGTCGGAAGTTCGTGTTCGTCACGGGCGGTGTGATGTCCGGGCTGGGCAAGGGCATCACGGCCGCCAGCACCGGGCGCCTCCTCGCCAACGCGGGCTTCGACGTCACCGCCGTCAAGGTGGACCCCTACCTCAACGTCGACGCCGGGACGATGAACCCGTACGAGCACGGCGAGGTGTACGTGTTAAAAGACGGCGGCGAGGTCGACCTCGACCTCGGCAACTACGAGCGCTTCCTCGGCACCGACATGACGTTCGACCACAACGTCACCACGGGGAAGACCTACCAGCACGTCATCGAGCGCGAGCGCGCCGGCGACTACCTCGGCAAGACTGTCCAGATCATCCCGCACGTCACCGACGACATCAAGCGGCGCATCCGCGAGGCCGCCGAGGGCTCCGACGTCTGCCTCGTCGAGATCGGCGGGACCGTGGGGGACATCGAGTCGATGCCGTTCCTCGAAGCGCTCCGCCAGTTCGCCCACGAGGAGGACGACGAGGACATCCTCTTCACCCACGTCACGCTCGTACCCTACTCGAAGAACGGCGAGCAGAAGACGAAGCCGACCCAGCACTCCGTGAAGGAGCTGCGCTCGATCGGGCTCCAGCCGGACATCCTCGTCGGGCGCTCCGAGGACCGGCTCGACCCGGAGACGAAAGAAAAGATCGCCTTATTCTGCGACGTGCCCACGGACGCCGTCTTCTCGAACCCCGACGTCGAGGACATCTACCACGTCCCGCTGATGGTCGAAGACGAGGGGTTAGACGAGTACGTGATGGAGCGGCTCGGCCTCGTCGACGAGGCGCTCCCGAAGGAAGAGCGCTCGACGGAGTGGCGCGACCTCGTCACCCGTGACCGCGACGAGGAGATCGACGTGGCGCTCGTCGGCAAGTACGCGCTCGAAGACGCCTACATGTCGATCCACGAGGCGCTGAAACACGCCGGCATCCAGACCGGCACCGAGGTGAACGTGCTGTGGGTCGACGCCGACGAGACGCAGGAGGAGCACGAACAGCGGCTCGCCGAGGCGGACGCCGTCGTCGTTCCCGGCGGGTTCGGCTCCCGCGGCACGGACGGGAAGATCGAGGCGATCCGCTACGCCCGCGAGAACGACGTGCCGTTCCTCGGGCTCTGTTTAGGCTTCCAGATGGCGGTCGTCGAACACGCGCGCAACGTCCTCGGGCTCGACGGGGCCCACTCCGCGGAGATCGACCCCGACACGCCCCACCCCGTCATCGACCTCCTCCCCGACCAGTACGAGACGGAGGACATGGGCGGGACGATGCGGCTCGGCGCCCACGAGACGGACATCGAGCCCGACACCCTCGCGGCCGCGGTGTACGACGCCGACTCCTGTACCGAGCGCCACCGCCACCGCTACGAGGTGAACCCCGAGTACATCGACGCCTTAGAGGCCGACGGGCTCGTCTTCTCCGGGCGCGCCGACAACCGGATGGAGATCCTCGAACGTCCAGACCACCCGTTCTTCTTCGGGACGCAGGCGCACCCCGAGTTCCGGTCGCGCCCGGACCGCGCGAGCCCCCCGTTCGTCTCGCTCGTCGAGGCGGCGCTGGGATCGACGGACACAACCGAGCGGAACGCGGACGTGAGGCTATAG
- the guaA gene encoding glutamine-hydrolyzing GMP synthase, producing MVETEEFIAEAKAEIREAIGDANAVIALSGGVDSSVAATLAYEAVGDQLTPVYVDTGLMRKGETDEIRDTFSFMESLRVIEAQDRFFDRLEGVTDPEEKRHVIGEGFIDEFETVARDVDADFLVQGTIYPDRIESEGNIKSHHNVGGLPEVVDFEGIVEPVRDLYKDEVREVARALGLEEIISERMPFPGPGLAVRIVGEVTPEKAAVAREATHVVEEELEEYDPWQAFAAVLGKATGVKGDNRVHGWVVAVRSVESRDGMTARAQELDWGTLQRIQSRITGENENVARVVYDVTHKPPATIEYE from the coding sequence ATGGTCGAGACGGAGGAATTCATCGCGGAGGCGAAAGCGGAGATCCGGGAGGCGATCGGCGACGCGAACGCCGTGATCGCCCTGTCGGGCGGGGTCGACTCCTCGGTCGCGGCGACGCTCGCGTACGAGGCGGTCGGCGACCAGCTCACCCCCGTCTACGTCGACACGGGGCTGATGCGGAAGGGGGAGACCGACGAGATTCGAGACACCTTCTCGTTCATGGAGTCGCTGCGGGTGATCGAGGCGCAGGACCGATTCTTCGACCGGCTCGAAGGCGTCACCGACCCCGAGGAGAAGCGCCACGTCATCGGCGAGGGGTTCATCGACGAGTTCGAGACGGTCGCGCGCGACGTCGACGCCGACTTCCTCGTCCAGGGGACGATCTACCCCGACCGCATCGAGTCGGAGGGGAACATCAAGTCGCACCACAACGTCGGCGGCCTCCCCGAAGTCGTCGACTTCGAGGGGATCGTCGAGCCCGTGCGCGACCTCTACAAGGACGAGGTGCGCGAGGTCGCCCGAGCGCTCGGGCTCGAGGAGATCATCTCCGAGCGCATGCCGTTCCCCGGCCCCGGGCTCGCCGTCCGGATCGTCGGCGAGGTGACGCCGGAGAAGGCCGCGGTCGCCCGCGAGGCGACTCACGTCGTCGAGGAGGAACTGGAGGAGTACGACCCGTGGCAGGCGTTCGCCGCGGTCCTCGGCAAGGCGACGGGCGTCAAGGGCGACAACCGCGTCCACGGCTGGGTGGTCGCGGTGCGCTCCGTCGAGAGCCGCGACGGGATGACCGCCCGCGCGCAGGAGCTCGACTGGGGCACGCTCCAGCGGATCCAGAGCCGGATCACCGGCGAGAACGAGAACGTGGCGCGGGTCGTCTACGACGTGACCCACAAACCGCCCGCGACGATCGAGTACGAGTGA
- a CDS encoding DUF7126 family protein: protein MAGAPVRPDGGRAEGEIAIVAGPDEHGLGEELAALGVEIRRIEGLVTAAKLEDAGVADADLFVLTDVEEATGIPVAKELNPDVQIVTYAGRSLPEFVATVADLAVDPDLLDAATVAEELLSDDDGEP, encoded by the coding sequence ATGGCGGGAGCTCCCGTCCGCCCCGACGGCGGTCGCGCCGAGGGGGAAATCGCGATCGTCGCCGGCCCCGACGAGCACGGCCTCGGCGAGGAGCTGGCCGCGCTCGGCGTCGAGATCCGCCGGATCGAGGGGCTCGTCACGGCGGCGAAGCTGGAGGACGCCGGCGTCGCCGACGCTGACCTGTTCGTCCTCACCGACGTCGAGGAGGCCACCGGCATCCCGGTCGCGAAGGAACTGAACCCCGACGTCCAGATCGTCACGTACGCGGGCCGGTCGCTGCCGGAGTTCGTCGCGACCGTCGCCGACCTCGCGGTCGACCCCGACCTGCTCGACGCAGCGACGGTCGCCGAGGAGCTGCTGTCCGACGACGACGGCGAGCCGTGA